The genomic window AGGAACGGCAACGACTACAAAATCAGTTAGTACAATTGATAAAAACCAATCTTCAGGTTTTTGATCAATTGTCTCTGGCTATAGCCTATTGGGATTATCACCGTGATATCTTACAATATAGCTCCACATTTGCTCGTTACACCGGATTAACGAACCATGAGGGAAGGGAAATATCAATCCATGATTTTCCGGTTTTCGGTTCGCTCTTAACAAAAATGACTGAAGATTCTCAGACTGTTGAGATAGGAACCATGCAAATTAAAATTCAAAGAATTGCTGGAGATTCTCATTGTTTTTTTATTCTAACCGACCTTGAAACCCGGGAAGCGGAGGAGAAAGAAAAAAAATATCTAACTCATGCCATTTGGCACGAGATGAAAACGCCCTTAACAGTCTTGAAAGGATACACGCAGTTATTATTGGAAGAAATTCAAGAACCTGAATTACTGAAGATCTGTCAAAAAATTGATTTTCAAATTGAGCGTTTAGAAAAAACAACTGCTCAGCTTCGACATTTACCTCGGCTCAATGAAACCAATATTCCAATTAAAATTCAAGACTTCATGGATATGATTCAACAAGTCCTTCGATCTTGGCAAGCCGAAGTTGAGGATCGGAAAATTAAGATTCAAACTAAGTTCGAGGATATTGAAGAGTATAGAAACCGGGAGTTGAGTTTTTCCCAAGGAGATTTGTATATTGTAGCTTCCAACTTGATTTCCAATGCCATTCGTTTTAACCGGCCTCATGGCTTTGTGTCGGTCCTTCTTCATGTTCAACACGAATCGATGGTTTTTGAAGTCGCCGACAATGGTCCTGGAATTCCTGAAGAAATGAAAGATTTGATTTTTAAACCTCTGGGATATTCTTCCTATAATGGTGGGAAGAGCCAAGGGATAGGTCTCTATTTGGTCAAGGAAGCTGTCCGTCGGGGAGGAGGGCGGATAGCCGTTCAATCGGAAAGTGATAGAGGAACAACTATACGAATTTTTATTCCTTTCCGTTGACGGAGGTCTTATTCCTTGCTATAATTTCTCACGCATGCCGGGATGGTGGAACTTGGCAGACACGTACGTTTGAGGGGCGTATGGGTAAACCCGTGCGGGTTCAAATCCCGCTCCCGGCACCAACGTTACTACACGGCTTTTTATAACAATGCTCAATTGTGTCCTTCTCTTTTAAATAAACTTCCCTTATTAAAGCCTAAATGATTGTTTTTTCTATATATTATCAGGCTTTTAATTCCTCGATAATTTTTAATTTCTCTTTTTATATTTCTTCTTGGGGATAAATCTTATCCAAAATGTTGTTTCTAATCACTCAGACAAAATATTTATTTCTTATTCCAAAAATCTATCTCCGGACTTGATAAATCAAACTCCTACCAAAGATTTTTTAAAATAGCATACGCATCCTGAGCGGTACATTCCCGCATGAGGATCTCATCTTTTAATTTCTTTATCTTTTATTTTCCCTTTGACGAAAGGAAAATAAAGAGGGATATGATATTTTCCGAGTTTTTAAATCCTCTTTTTCCAAAAGGGGGAAGATCGATTCCTAAATAAGTATTTTCATCTTAATCTGGTGATATTAAGTGGCATGTGAATCTAATATTTATTGTTTTGTTTAGAATGAATTTTAAAAATGGATTCCCTTTATTGATTTGAGTGGATCACTTTTTAAAGAGCAGATTGACTCACTTTTTGATAGACATTCACAATTTCAATTCAATATTAGCGATCATATCCATAAAATTGAGGCGGTTTTTCGCAGTGAATCCTAATAATCTATCATCTATATATTTCCTGATAACTATAAAGCTGTTTTTGATAAAAACTAGTTAGTTTCTTATTGAGATGGGATTTATAAACTTTTTTCAACTTGCTTATCATTACTGCGTGGGGTGCAGATGATAAAGGTTTTTTTATGATTTATTTCATCATTTTTAATGTTATTGGTCTCATACCAACTTTGGTACAAGCTGTATGGAAATCCTCTCTTAAAAAAGGCCATGCAAATTTAGGTAATTGATATTCTATAAACATCTTTTTTGCTTCTGCATTTTCAAAAGATTTGTTTAGTATTTCAAGTGAAAGAATATTGAATGTTAATTTATAACCAACCTGAAAACTCATTATTTTTTCTTTATTCTGTTCAATTGATATGCTAAAAGAAACATATCCAAACATTTTATTTTGATTAATTTCTGGTTCAGATATTTTTTTGCCTAAACCTATAGCTATATCACCACTTTCTGGCATTTTTTCTATTTTATAAGCTATTTTTGATATGTTTATATCCTCAAGTTCAACATTATCTAAGATAATTTTAAATTGCTGAAAAGTTTCCTTGTTCATGCTGCAAATTCCGTTACGAAATCACTTGTTATTTTAAAAGCATTTTCTTTATCGTTATTATTGATGGTTAAATTTTCTTTTATTGGTTTGTTATAAAATTTCTTTTGTTTTTGTTGTATCTCTGGGGGCTGTAAGTCTTTAATAACTTTTAAAAATAAATCTTCAATAAAATCTTCTGCTTCTTCTCCTTTTTCCCTTGCACATTTGTCAATAATAGATCTATATTTATTGGGGACCACAAATGCATAATCTCCATTTGTTGTTATTGATAAACGACCACCCAGCGCTTTGGATAATCTGGCAAGAAAATCATATCCTGGCTTATGTCTTAAACTTTCAAAACGTGATATTGCTTCTTGTTTGGTTCCCATTCGATTCGCTAGTTCTTCTTGAGAAATATTTTTATAAAGCCTTTCTTCTTCCACTTCCAAAACCAAGCGAGTTAAAGCACCAAAATATTCAAACTGGCGGGCAATTTCTGGATCTTTTTCTAAATCATCAAATACTTCCTTTAGGTTTTTTTCCTTCATGATTCTTAACCTCCTTCTCCCATTTTCTATATATACGCAACCTTTTCATTGCAGTCTTGGTGTTCGATTGTTTTTTGGTTTTTACCTCACAATCAAATAAAATAATTTTGTCATTTTTAATTGTGGAAAAGGCAAAATATACTCTTAGAACTCCACGTTTTGATTGTTTTGGAAATCTAAATTCCCATAATTCTCCATCTATGTACGTTATATGTTCTGTTCTGACATAAATATCAAATTGTTCCCTGTCAATATCTCTTCTAAGTTTCCTTTCAGCGTCTTTAAATTGCAGTATATATGTTAGATAATCTCTTTTATATTTTTCTAATTTTTCATCAACATATAATTTGCCATCTGGATCAATATCAGAGGGAAAACAGACTATTTCCATTAGTGGTACCCAAGATAATATAACACAAACGTTATATTGTCAATTAATAAACATAATTCATCAAACATTTACTGATTATCCTTCCGGTGGATATGGATCACCCTTATATGTCCATTCAGCTCGAATCTTCCCATTTCTTCCGTGAAGTTTTACTTGACTTGGTTCTTGTTTGTAAGCAATTTTTTTTGCCTCAACTATCGCTTGTTTTTGCGTTCTGAATGATCCAAACGACTCTTTTTGATTTTCTGATTTAATCTTCCAAGGTTTATCCTTATCTTTCTTATTCTGAACTATGTGTAACACC from Candidatus Atribacteria bacterium ADurb.Bin276 includes these protein-coding regions:
- the srrB gene encoding Sensor protein SrrB, with the translated sequence MIASLNFLSIIITLFFVSFIIGFFIYELVKKRREALQVLQNKLGLGKNYQNYQDLTLDLIQERQRLQNQLVQLIKTNLQVFDQLSLAIAYWDYHRDILQYSSTFARYTGLTNHEGREISIHDFPVFGSLLTKMTEDSQTVEIGTMQIKIQRIAGDSHCFFILTDLETREAEEKEKKYLTHAIWHEMKTPLTVLKGYTQLLLEEIQEPELLKICQKIDFQIERLEKTTAQLRHLPRLNETNIPIKIQDFMDMIQQVLRSWQAEVEDRKIKIQTKFEDIEEYRNRELSFSQGDLYIVASNLISNAIRFNRPHGFVSVLLHVQHESMVFEVADNGPGIPEEMKDLIFKPLGYSSYNGGKSQGIGLYLVKEAVRRGGGRIAVQSESDRGTTIRIFIPFR
- a CDS encoding helix-turn-helix protein; its protein translation is MKEKNLKEVFDDLEKDPEIARQFEYFGALTRLVLEVEEERLYKNISQEELANRMGTKQEAISRFESLRHKPGYDFLARLSKALGGRLSITTNGDYAFVVPNKYRSIIDKCAREKGEEAEDFIEDLFLKVIKDLQPPEIQQKQKKFYNKPIKENLTINNNDKENAFKITSDFVTEFAA